A portion of the Sulfuricurvum kujiense DSM 16994 genome contains these proteins:
- the arsC gene encoding arsenate reductase (glutaredoxin) (This arsenate reductase requires both glutathione and glutaredoxin to convert arsenate to arsenite, after which the efflux transporter formed by ArsA and ArsB can extrude the arsenite from the cell, providing resistance.) translates to MMTIWHNPKCSKSREALKLLEDKNSAFEIFKYLDTPPSREEIAALLKKLGISARELMRTKEDLYKELQIAKITDESELIDVLAEHPKLIERPILIEENRAVIGRPVEKVIEFLG, encoded by the coding sequence ATGATGACCATCTGGCATAACCCGAAATGTTCAAAATCACGCGAAGCACTGAAGCTGTTGGAAGATAAAAACAGCGCGTTCGAAATATTTAAATATCTCGATACTCCTCCATCACGTGAAGAGATTGCCGCATTGCTTAAAAAACTCGGGATTTCGGCACGCGAGCTGATGCGTACCAAAGAGGATCTGTATAAAGAACTGCAAATTGCAAAAATCACGGATGAATCCGAACTTATCGATGTGTTGGCGGAACATCCGAAACTGATCGAACGTCCGATCCTTATCGAAGAGAACCGTGCCGTTATCGGCCGCCCGGTTGAAAAAGTGATCGAATTTTTAGGTTAG
- a CDS encoding cytochrome c, giving the protein MFDFPIFEMPTIGLRMLMAINAIIHVFVSHGGAVGGSVVLALAAWWTNKKGDLAGYETVYRLLMVFFIISTSVGALTGIGMWIHANIISPNAIGGLIRVFFWKWFIEWIVFNFEVILLLFWFMTWKTKATTAEGRASSVRFGTYYAVSSWITMLIITAILGFMLTPNFDGQPWIDPEVYPGTVNYNNALFNPTWFPGLLMRTFSSIAFAAALAIMWTWLITAFSKNEEIRATKERLIKFFATIMMVTVPVAAAFGYYYLLQIPEAARAMIPTAMMTRAFADKMDLMYMIISGIGGAVVITTIIAYFSPKRMPYIAATLMVAAFMLFWGFEERTREFIRKPYLIYNYMYANGIRVTDVPYLNKVGILKHAIFVDEKDKVIKEDKSNLVEVGHTIARIECRACHTENGINGLKFLTKGWSQEAIRNRINNLPGGGTPYMAPFVGTEAEKDALAAYIASLNKRGEIK; this is encoded by the coding sequence ATGTTCGATTTTCCCATATTCGAAATGCCCACAATCGGGCTAAGAATGCTCATGGCGATCAATGCGATCATCCACGTATTTGTCTCTCACGGCGGTGCCGTCGGAGGTTCCGTGGTGCTTGCACTCGCCGCATGGTGGACCAATAAAAAAGGGGATTTGGCGGGATATGAAACCGTCTATCGCCTCCTCATGGTCTTTTTTATCATCTCTACGTCTGTCGGTGCACTCACCGGAATCGGGATGTGGATTCACGCCAACATTATCAGCCCCAACGCTATCGGTGGACTTATTCGCGTCTTCTTCTGGAAATGGTTTATCGAGTGGATCGTATTTAACTTCGAAGTTATTTTACTCCTCTTCTGGTTTATGACATGGAAAACAAAAGCTACTACAGCTGAAGGTCGCGCTTCTTCCGTTCGCTTCGGAACTTATTATGCGGTATCCTCATGGATCACCATGCTGATCATCACAGCGATTTTAGGCTTTATGTTGACACCGAATTTCGACGGTCAGCCGTGGATCGATCCTGAAGTGTATCCGGGTACCGTCAACTACAACAATGCACTCTTTAACCCGACATGGTTCCCGGGACTCTTAATGAGAACCTTTAGTTCGATCGCGTTTGCTGCTGCATTGGCAATTATGTGGACATGGCTTATCACCGCGTTTAGCAAAAACGAAGAGATCCGTGCTACTAAAGAACGTCTCATCAAATTTTTCGCCACGATTATGATGGTTACGGTTCCTGTTGCTGCGGCATTTGGATACTACTATCTACTCCAAATCCCAGAAGCGGCGCGCGCCATGATCCCGACGGCGATGATGACGAGAGCATTTGCCGATAAAATGGATTTGATGTACATGATTATCAGCGGCATCGGCGGTGCAGTAGTGATAACAACGATTATCGCCTACTTCTCTCCGAAACGGATGCCCTACATTGCGGCAACACTCATGGTTGCAGCATTTATGCTCTTCTGGGGCTTTGAAGAACGTACCCGCGAGTTTATCCGCAAACCCTACCTCATCTATAACTATATGTATGCCAACGGTATCCGTGTTACCGATGTGCCGTATCTAAACAAAGTGGGTATCCTCAAACACGCCATCTTCGTCGATGAAAAAGATAAAGTAATCAAAGAGGATAAATCCAATCTCGTCGAAGTGGGTCACACCATCGCTCGTATCGAGTGCCGTGCCTGTCATACCGAAAACGGTATCAACGGTCTCAAATTCCTAACCAAAGGGTGGAGCCAAGAGGCGATTCGTAACCGTATCAACAACCTTCCGGGCGGGGGAACCCCGTATATGGCTCCGTTTGTCGGAACCGAAGCGGAAAAAGACGCTCTTGCGGCGTATATCGCATCACTTAATAAAAGAGGAGAGATCAAATAA
- a CDS encoding c-type cytochrome — MNWKLPFDIPLVVPTMGLPGWFFDTLGIIVFVVHIAFIYTLIGASTASVLYNITGVFKKSKTDDLLAYKMTNPTTISENMGALWGVAPLLVISVLYTGFFYTAILKVSPHILHIIYGNIFAFLLSYAYKFSWHSLHNHKGFHIAIGLVAVLTFYTLPPVFMSMSNLYLQPETFATVQNIWDIMLTPLTSFRLLNFFLTAFSFTGIVMIYLGVKWVKAGGEDAEAGRLAIDQGKKWFMWASPVNIAVLPLVFFAFSPRISEAYIHTPFVFLPFAASAVLTILFFFLLKRFGNEEMNLGDATKAMVLVIVAVVLMATARHGIRVVSFEEPLKLQAEATEKYMTDVITEYKAYKEEMKNAPAVVLDPAVSLADSKGCLACHSVDTKLVGPSYKEVAAKGESADVLTASLKNGSTGKWGETPMPPQTLTDEEAKTLIEWVLKQK, encoded by the coding sequence ATGAACTGGAAACTCCCTTTTGACATCCCCCTCGTCGTACCGACGATGGGACTCCCCGGCTGGTTTTTTGATACGCTGGGAATTATCGTATTTGTCGTGCATATCGCATTTATCTATACCCTCATCGGAGCATCGACCGCGTCGGTTCTCTACAACATCACAGGGGTATTCAAAAAATCTAAAACCGACGATTTGTTGGCGTACAAAATGACCAATCCTACCACCATCAGTGAAAATATGGGGGCATTGTGGGGGGTCGCTCCGCTACTCGTTATTTCGGTACTTTATACCGGATTTTTCTATACGGCGATTCTCAAAGTCTCTCCGCATATCTTGCATATCATTTACGGGAACATCTTCGCGTTCTTGCTCTCGTATGCGTACAAATTCAGTTGGCATTCATTGCATAACCACAAAGGGTTCCATATCGCTATCGGTTTGGTTGCGGTATTAACGTTCTATACGTTGCCTCCGGTGTTTATGTCGATGTCTAACCTCTATTTGCAGCCCGAAACCTTTGCAACGGTGCAAAATATTTGGGACATTATGCTCACCCCGCTCACGAGTTTCCGTTTGCTCAACTTCTTCCTCACGGCGTTTAGCTTTACGGGGATTGTGATGATCTATTTGGGAGTCAAATGGGTCAAAGCAGGCGGTGAAGATGCCGAAGCGGGACGTTTGGCAATCGATCAGGGTAAAAAATGGTTTATGTGGGCCTCTCCGGTCAACATCGCCGTATTGCCGCTCGTGTTTTTCGCATTCAGTCCGCGCATCAGCGAAGCGTATATCCATACGCCGTTTGTATTCTTGCCGTTCGCCGCATCGGCAGTTCTCACGATCTTGTTCTTCTTCTTGCTAAAACGTTTCGGCAATGAAGAGATGAACCTTGGGGATGCGACCAAAGCGATGGTATTGGTGATCGTTGCCGTCGTATTGATGGCAACCGCCCGTCACGGTATCCGCGTGGTGAGTTTCGAGGAACCGCTTAAACTGCAGGCCGAAGCGACCGAAAAATACATGACCGACGTTATCACCGAGTACAAAGCGTACAAAGAGGAGATGAAAAACGCTCCGGCAGTCGTTCTCGATCCGGCGGTTTCATTGGCGGATTCCAAAGGGTGCTTGGCATGCCACAGTGTCGATACTAAACTCGTAGGTCCATCGTATAAAGAGGTTGCTGCCAAAGGTGAAAGTGCCGATGTTCTCACCGCTTCACTCAAAAACGGCTCAACAGGTAAATGGGGTGAAACGCCGATGCCTCCACAAACGCTCACCGATGAAGAGGCTAAAACCCTCATTGAATGGGTGTTGAAGCAAAAATAA
- a CDS encoding TlpA family protein disulfide reductase → MPKSTSLKIQTIFGSPLRIVISLFFSFSLFGAPLSLKNTPYFHPNASVNIVIFYTTWCPPCQRSLALLGTVQKAHPEIALHRICVDDAQNQKKAVPYGLGQSIPIILIADHSGNVVKRFSALPDHSILNALIQRLEEGRLENGTLPADQRLDTWKMNRKGM, encoded by the coding sequence ATGCCAAAATCGACCTCCTTAAAGATTCAAACCATATTCGGTTCTCCTTTGAGAATAGTGATTTCACTCTTTTTTAGTTTCTCCCTCTTCGGTGCGCCGCTATCACTCAAAAACACCCCCTATTTTCATCCTAATGCCTCGGTGAACATCGTTATTTTCTACACTACATGGTGTCCCCCGTGCCAACGGAGTCTCGCATTGCTCGGCACCGTCCAAAAAGCTCATCCGGAAATCGCCCTTCATCGGATCTGTGTGGACGATGCCCAAAATCAAAAAAAAGCGGTCCCCTACGGTCTTGGACAAAGCATCCCCATCATATTGATCGCCGATCATAGCGGCAATGTCGTCAAACGCTTTAGCGCATTGCCCGATCACTCGATTTTAAATGCCCTCATCCAAAGACTCGAAGAGGGACGACTCGAAAACGGAACTCTTCCAGCGGATCAACGTCTCGATACGTGGAAAATGAATCGGAAGGGGATGTAA
- a CDS encoding 4Fe-4S binding protein — MQFLRDNKTFLAFLIPFLVIPWITLGDFHLLLFNFSHDRFEVLGNAIEMNTYAMIALLVILGVALTLISALSLSRFYCGTLCPNTFFAHLLTLFAQKKKSILSKIIGLSILTALASILAFSVVAYGISTDELIDAVMNLTFAGWLVITLSALMIAEVYMIQGWYCAYLCPYGATCAILPIEDRLSYEFSDPANDCTECGGCVKICPIPNLDIREGFDLRCIQCGLCEEACHKTFAKNPSITTLITRTKHPIFQSGGKGIGYLLAIVLISVFTALGTLYLTQDDRLESCRFENRPLHLSISPKSP; from the coding sequence ATGCAGTTTTTACGCGACAACAAAACATTTTTAGCCTTCCTTATCCCTTTTTTAGTGATTCCATGGATAACGCTCGGCGATTTTCATCTGTTGCTGTTTAATTTTTCCCATGATCGATTCGAAGTCCTCGGCAATGCGATTGAAATGAATACCTATGCGATGATCGCCTTATTGGTCATTCTCGGGGTGGCTTTGACGTTGATCAGCGCTCTTAGCCTCTCGCGGTTTTATTGCGGAACGCTGTGCCCCAACACTTTTTTTGCCCATCTCCTCACCCTTTTCGCTCAAAAGAAAAAATCGATTCTCTCTAAAATCATCGGCTTGAGCATCCTCACCGCTTTGGCGTCGATACTGGCGTTTTCAGTGGTAGCGTACGGGATAAGTACCGATGAGCTGATCGACGCGGTAATGAATCTCACCTTTGCAGGGTGGTTGGTTATCACCCTCTCCGCTCTCATGATCGCCGAGGTCTATATGATACAAGGGTGGTACTGTGCCTATCTGTGCCCCTATGGTGCTACCTGCGCGATACTGCCGATAGAGGATCGGCTGAGCTATGAATTTAGCGATCCTGCCAACGATTGCACCGAGTGCGGCGGGTGTGTCAAAATCTGTCCTATCCCGAATCTCGATATACGCGAGGGATTTGATCTGCGCTGTATCCAGTGCGGTTTATGTGAGGAGGCATGTCACAAAACATTTGCCAAAAACCCCTCGATCACGACACTCATCACCCGCACGAAACACCCGATATTCCAAAGCGGCGGCAAAGGGATCGGCTACCTGCTTGCTATCGTGCTCATTAGTGTGTTTACCGCCTTGGGAACTTTGTATCTGACCCAAGACGATCGGCTGGAGAGTTGCCGATTTGAAAATCGTCCGTTACACCTTTCTATCTCACCAAAGAGCCCATAA
- a CDS encoding TonB-dependent receptor, translating into MVNSRRITHSLLLSSLLISACFGTENSNEVQLDKISVTATQTDNGSATVPDLSGLRAATSDTASLLRDVPGVSLYGAGGVSSLPVIHGLADDRLRIKVDGMDLIASCPNHMNPALSYVDPTNVDNMKVYTGVSPVSVGGDSIGGSIIAETHAPKFALPGQGNLFEGEVGAFYRSNGNAHGGNLSATYATDSLSVTYAGATAQSDNYDAGGDYRNFSVTSAVNANHPADGAPKLQNLGTNEVGSTAYKTQNHTLGLAYQNSNQLFEAKFGYQDLPYQLYPNQRMDMLDNEEKRINLRYLATYDWGNVEARAYHETVEHFMDFGEDKLYNYGALVNNTYPVNGMPMYTEGKTNGVSVKTEIGLNSRDLLRIGMEGQTYRLNDWWPPAPDCGYTGLTANCTGGMAPDTFWNIRDGKRDRLAAFGEWEAQWNPQLKSLIGLRFEQVKTDSGDIQGYNTGMMYANSSVGTRQAWNDLDRKRTDNNLDITLLTQNTINEQSSIEFGLAQKTRSPNLYERYPWSTNAMAMEMNNFVGDGNGYVGNPDLKPEIAHTVSLTANWHSTGGDYQFMMTPFYTHVHDYIDARRTYPGASAANATATNSFVRLQYVNQEARLYGIDLAGKMSLNSAFGLKGIVNYTNGKNTETGDELYNIMPLNAKVALTHTFDNWNNAIEVIGVKAKDSTSDVRNEIKTSGYSLVNMRGSYSWQKVRIDFGVENLFDTLYYLPLGGAYTGEGATMSLNKEAGTVSYANVNNGSYGASGNTTMWGTAVPGMGRTLYTSINYKF; encoded by the coding sequence ATGGTAAATAGCCGCCGAATTACCCACAGCCTCTTGCTCTCATCTCTTTTGATAAGCGCATGTTTTGGGACTGAAAACTCAAATGAAGTCCAGTTGGATAAAATTTCCGTCACCGCTACTCAAACCGATAATGGATCCGCAACCGTGCCTGATCTATCAGGACTGCGCGCAGCGACGAGTGATACCGCATCGCTCTTGCGCGACGTGCCGGGCGTAAGTCTCTACGGTGCCGGCGGCGTATCCAGCCTGCCGGTCATCCACGGGCTTGCAGATGATCGCCTACGCATCAAAGTAGACGGTATGGATCTGATCGCCTCATGTCCAAATCATATGAATCCCGCATTATCTTATGTAGACCCTACCAATGTAGACAATATGAAAGTGTATACCGGCGTATCACCGGTGAGTGTCGGCGGCGACAGCATCGGTGGCAGTATTATTGCCGAAACACATGCACCGAAATTTGCTCTGCCCGGACAAGGCAACCTATTTGAGGGCGAGGTAGGCGCTTTCTACCGTAGCAACGGCAATGCTCATGGTGGTAACCTCTCAGCCACTTACGCTACCGATTCGCTGAGCGTTACCTATGCCGGTGCCACCGCCCAGTCTGACAACTACGATGCAGGCGGAGACTATCGTAATTTCTCTGTTACATCCGCAGTTAATGCCAATCATCCTGCCGATGGTGCGCCTAAACTACAAAACCTCGGCACAAACGAAGTCGGCTCAACCGCTTACAAAACACAAAATCACACACTAGGTCTCGCATACCAAAACAGCAATCAGCTGTTTGAAGCAAAATTCGGTTACCAAGACTTGCCTTATCAGCTCTATCCAAATCAACGGATGGATATGCTCGATAATGAAGAAAAACGGATCAACCTACGCTATTTAGCTACATACGACTGGGGTAATGTAGAAGCACGCGCTTATCATGAAACGGTTGAACATTTCATGGATTTTGGAGAAGATAAACTCTACAATTACGGTGCTCTCGTAAACAACACCTATCCCGTCAACGGAATGCCGATGTACACCGAAGGAAAAACGAACGGCGTCTCTGTCAAGACGGAAATTGGACTCAATTCAAGAGATTTATTACGTATCGGCATGGAAGGGCAAACCTATCGATTAAACGACTGGTGGCCACCGGCACCTGACTGCGGTTATACTGGCTTAACCGCGAACTGCACCGGAGGAATGGCACCCGATACGTTTTGGAATATTCGTGACGGCAAACGTGATCGTTTAGCAGCATTCGGCGAGTGGGAAGCCCAATGGAATCCTCAATTGAAATCACTAATAGGCTTACGTTTTGAACAGGTAAAAACCGATAGTGGAGATATTCAAGGCTACAATACCGGCATGATGTATGCCAACAGTTCGGTAGGGACACGCCAAGCTTGGAACGATTTAGATCGCAAACGTACTGACAATAATCTAGACATAACGCTATTGACACAAAATACTATCAATGAACAAAGCTCTATAGAATTTGGTCTTGCTCAAAAAACCCGCTCTCCAAATCTCTATGAACGCTACCCGTGGTCAACCAACGCAATGGCAATGGAAATGAATAACTTTGTCGGAGACGGTAACGGTTATGTCGGGAATCCTGATCTCAAACCGGAAATTGCACATACCGTCAGCCTCACCGCCAACTGGCACAGCACTGGAGGTGACTACCAGTTTATGATGACACCGTTTTATACCCACGTGCATGATTACATCGATGCCCGCCGTACATACCCCGGTGCTTCTGCTGCCAATGCAACGGCTACGAATAGTTTTGTTCGATTGCAATACGTCAATCAAGAAGCACGACTTTATGGTATCGATCTTGCCGGTAAAATGTCACTTAATAGTGCTTTCGGTCTAAAAGGTATAGTAAACTATACCAACGGTAAAAATACTGAGACAGGAGACGAGCTTTACAATATTATGCCTCTCAACGCAAAAGTCGCTCTAACCCATACATTCGATAACTGGAATAATGCCATTGAGGTTATCGGTGTCAAAGCAAAAGATAGTACATCCGATGTACGTAATGAAATCAAAACTTCAGGATACAGCCTCGTCAATATGCGCGGTAGCTATTCATGGCAGAAAGTACGCATTGATTTTGGTGTAGAAAATTTGTTTGATACCCTTTACTACCTGCCGCTCGGCGGTGCTTATACCGGAGAAGGCGCTACTATGTCACTCAATAAAGAAGCCGGTACAGTTAGCTATGCTAACGTCAATAATGGCTCTTATGGCGCTTCAGGAAACACCACTATGTGGGGAACAGCTGTTCCGGGCATGGGTCGCACGCTTTATACCAGTATTAATTATAAATTCTGA
- a CDS encoding TonB-dependent receptor plug domain-containing protein: MNQRLLIAALLASSVYAEETVVLEKIQIAEDYTAIDERRDNSIAKRIIKAEELTQYGDANALEILRRTPGVTIPNGKGPASAPGKGYTVVMIDGEATSTGTSKRVSPLEQISPDMIERIEVMSNGSAEYTAESMGGIVNVVLKKPKAEGRTSAKVTLGAYGEDLSETAYVQREGKLDKVSYMVNLTASENRKEDRTDIATDKAALETDEERDDRSKNRSVGLRAKLNYTASPRLKILYDGSVTFNHNTDRIDSTTLTEGSATPTSRYQSHDDATNTMLWSALGAEHRFGDDIFEWKAKIHSFEERGDLESLSTPSATNRKEHDYVLSRFYGFQGDYTALRDEHFMKAGFELKRSDQIDETTRILNGVDVTSVNDKIQMKEDKLSLYIQDEYTLNEGIVITPGLRYETLNRDYGATSNLGYFAPSLHALFQVTPTDNIRASVAKTVRLPRLSQLSASTNSTLDENSIHRPDVIGNPNLTEEKALSYELRYEHFFEDKGLASIGGFYRTIDDKIENAIRFNSVSGRYEQTPENAGEGSLWGLELEFKKSLKEYISGLGLFANATLQDSSLTNTLTGVKRELLQTPNFTCNLGFDHTLKASEITYGAAYRYVGGYDDPQEYFISQSQKGYGTLDLYANKRLNKTFKVQLNVKNITASTVETTSRLYDAGGAITQTQVDKEHTKPQLFLSIEGKW; this comes from the coding sequence ATGAATCAACGTCTTTTAATAGCCGCCCTTTTAGCCTCAAGTGTTTATGCCGAAGAAACGGTTGTGTTGGAGAAGATACAAATAGCGGAGGATTATACCGCTATCGATGAGCGACGGGATAACTCTATCGCAAAACGGATCATCAAGGCAGAGGAGTTGACTCAGTACGGGGATGCGAATGCGTTAGAGATTCTCCGGCGCACCCCGGGGGTAACGATCCCCAACGGCAAAGGACCCGCCAGCGCACCGGGCAAGGGGTATACGGTGGTAATGATCGATGGCGAAGCGACCTCGACGGGAACGAGTAAGCGTGTCAGTCCACTGGAACAGATCTCTCCCGATATGATCGAGCGGATCGAGGTGATGAGCAACGGTTCGGCGGAGTACACTGCCGAATCGATGGGGGGAATCGTCAACGTCGTTCTCAAAAAACCAAAGGCAGAGGGGCGAACTTCTGCAAAAGTGACACTCGGTGCCTATGGTGAGGATCTGAGCGAAACCGCGTATGTTCAACGAGAAGGGAAGCTCGATAAAGTTTCGTATATGGTGAACCTTACCGCATCTGAGAATCGAAAAGAGGATCGGACCGACATCGCAACCGATAAAGCAGCATTGGAGACCGATGAAGAGCGTGATGACCGGAGCAAAAATCGCTCCGTAGGGCTGCGTGCTAAACTCAACTACACCGCATCTCCACGCCTTAAAATACTCTATGACGGATCGGTGACGTTTAATCACAATACTGATAGGATTGATTCAACGACGTTAACCGAAGGCTCAGCTACACCGACGAGCCGTTATCAAAGCCATGACGATGCTACCAACACGATGCTTTGGTCGGCATTGGGGGCGGAACACCGATTCGGAGATGATATTTTTGAGTGGAAAGCAAAAATCCACTCGTTCGAAGAGAGAGGCGATTTGGAGTCATTATCGACCCCTTCTGCTACCAATCGTAAAGAGCACGATTATGTATTGAGTCGGTTTTACGGTTTTCAGGGGGATTATACCGCGCTTCGAGATGAGCATTTTATGAAAGCAGGATTTGAACTCAAAAGAAGCGATCAGATTGATGAAACTACAAGGATTTTAAACGGGGTAGATGTCACTTCGGTGAACGATAAAATCCAGATGAAAGAGGACAAACTCTCCCTCTATATCCAAGACGAATATACATTGAATGAGGGGATCGTTATTACCCCCGGACTCCGTTATGAGACATTAAATAGAGACTATGGTGCAACGTCGAATCTGGGTTACTTCGCGCCATCTCTGCATGCACTGTTTCAGGTGACACCAACAGATAATATTCGTGCAAGTGTCGCTAAAACCGTCCGTCTCCCAAGACTCAGCCAGCTATCGGCGAGTACCAACAGCACCCTCGATGAAAACAGCATCCATCGCCCCGATGTGATCGGAAATCCGAATTTAACCGAAGAAAAAGCGTTGAGTTATGAGCTTCGGTATGAACACTTTTTTGAGGATAAAGGGTTAGCGAGCATCGGCGGGTTTTACCGAACCATCGATGATAAAATCGAAAATGCCATCCGGTTTAACTCCGTATCGGGACGTTATGAGCAAACCCCTGAAAATGCAGGAGAGGGGTCGTTATGGGGTCTTGAATTAGAGTTTAAAAAATCCCTCAAAGAGTACATCTCAGGGCTCGGACTTTTTGCAAATGCAACGCTGCAAGATTCATCGCTCACCAACACCCTCACCGGAGTCAAACGGGAGCTTTTACAAACACCGAATTTTACCTGTAACCTCGGTTTCGATCACACTCTAAAAGCTTCTGAAATCACCTATGGAGCGGCTTATCGCTATGTCGGCGGATACGATGATCCGCAGGAATATTTCATATCCCAATCACAAAAAGGGTACGGTACACTCGATCTCTATGCCAATAAACGGCTCAATAAAACGTTTAAAGTGCAGCTTAACGTGAAAAATATCACGGCTTCAACCGTAGAGACAACGTCACGTTTGTACGATGCAGGGGGAGCAATCACCCAAACTCAAGTGGATAAAGAGCACACAAAACCACAGCTATTTTTATCTATAGAGGGAAAATGGTAA
- a CDS encoding acyl-CoA dehydratase activase, producing the protein MRYFAGIDIGSTAIKISIVDENKNLIGHKISASGSMFYKYAQETLSELLRELKIDESEVVYTVATGYGRKLFKEADENVSEITANAIGAQQSAKSYGEIKTIINIGGQDSKAISLDTEGNVVNFAMNDRCAAGTGKFLDVVAMNLEIGVDELSEYHFKSTGTPLSISSTCAVFAESEIIGLLGNNHSVEDIVSGVHYSIAKRIVKLVKRVGVKENVYFDGGPALNRGLVSAIENELGHKIFVPSYPQITTSYGAAVLACDAYVCNIESE; encoded by the coding sequence ATGAGATATTTTGCAGGGATTGATATCGGTTCTACCGCGATCAAAATTAGTATTGTGGATGAGAATAAAAATCTAATCGGGCATAAGATCAGCGCGAGCGGGAGTATGTTTTACAAATACGCCCAAGAAACACTCAGCGAATTGTTGCGTGAATTGAAGATCGATGAGAGCGAGGTTGTCTATACGGTTGCCACTGGATACGGACGGAAACTTTTTAAAGAGGCGGATGAAAACGTCAGTGAGATTACCGCCAACGCTATCGGGGCGCAACAATCCGCGAAAAGTTACGGCGAGATCAAAACGATCATCAACATCGGCGGACAGGACAGCAAGGCAATTTCTCTCGATACCGAGGGGAATGTCGTCAATTTCGCCATGAACGACCGATGTGCGGCGGGAACGGGAAAATTTCTCGATGTTGTCGCGATGAATCTGGAAATCGGAGTGGATGAACTGAGTGAATATCATTTCAAATCGACGGGGACACCTCTTTCGATCAGCAGTACGTGCGCCGTATTCGCCGAATCGGAGATCATCGGACTGCTGGGGAATAATCACAGCGTCGAAGATATCGTATCGGGGGTTCATTATTCGATAGCGAAACGGATTGTAAAACTGGTGAAACGGGTCGGGGTGAAAGAGAACGTCTATTTCGACGGAGGCCCCGCATTAAACCGCGGATTGGTTAGTGCGATTGAAAACGAACTGGGGCATAAAATCTTTGTCCCATCGTATCCGCAAATCACGACATCGTACGGAGCTGCGGTATTGGCATGTGATGCGTATGTGTGCAATATAGAAAGCGAATAA